Part of the Vigna unguiculata cultivar IT97K-499-35 chromosome 3, ASM411807v1, whole genome shotgun sequence genome, ATCTATATTGCCAACTTGATTCTATGGTACCTATGtttatgttttccttttatacaCTATTGTTGTTATTGCCATTTACATTGACAGGAATGGTTGGTTGTGTTGTTTTGTAGGCTGCTGTGAAGGAGGAACGTCGCGAGGCACGTCGCactaaaaaagaaacaaaggagcTTTATAGATTTGAAGCACATCGGGCACAGAGGGCTGCTGCTGTGTCTGGTCCTTCTTCCATTCATCTTCTGTAAgtcttcaaattttcaattggcTTATGACTTTATACAAAAATGGAATGCATTGGTTCCTACATGTATGTTTACATTATATGAAACCTTCAGTTAAAAGGTGAAAGTAGATCAATATCATCAGATGAGGCCACAGGTACTGTGATGATATGCCCCAATACCGTAGAAGCAGATATCACAGTACAGGGATATGACAGATAGAGTTACAGAAAAAAGACATTATGGTAGTACAGTGGGATTTAttaaatgttgtatttattaaatatacacAATTATTGtgtatatattaatattcaaaGCTATCAAACTCCAACAAATTTGACTTTTATGGAGGGATTGGCTTTTTAGTAAGTTTAGACATTTCTCGGTGGCTTGAATTGTTTCAACTTGTGTCAAGTTCCTTcactttattttgaaatgtgtttCAGGGGTATCGAATTATCAATCAtgatttaaattgataatttcgATTGCATTAGCCTGAATCCTATGTTTATGATGGTTTCACATGTTTTGTTTTAGATGTATTATTGTTTGAGTGTTGTATCTTTCCTggaaagaaaaatagttttctatctgataaataaaacttattttttttatatgctgGTCTTGGCTCGCAGACCTCGTTAACATGTATTGGTTCAGTAAAAATATATTCGAATCTTGTAATTGACTTGTAGTGTGCCCAGTGCTCACGTTATATGGTTGACTAGGATAGGGATGATTACAAActttgaatttcaaaaaatgCGATGAAATGAAGGCATAATTTGTGTTTATTCTCACTTTAAATGCGTGTGTCCAGATGCTGTGGCTTATGTGTTTTTGTAAGTGTTGACTTTGTTTTCCTATGTATCTCTTGTAGGTAAGTTAACAGTTAGAAGTACTGGCTTGTCACTCGTGCGTGTGTCTGCTGTTCGTCCTTTTTAAAGCTTTTGAGGTTCTATGAGGATGCTGTCGCACATGGCTGTTGAATCTTTTTACACAAGCAAGAATGTGCTCAGGAAGTTTATTTgctatttttattcataagGTTTACCaataatcattattttgttattggTGAAAAAGTTTTGTggctttttgtttttaaaatcaaaagtaCGGCAACCATATGTACGATTTTTGTTTTGGCCTTAATTATACAGGAGGATACGCAAATAGTTCTGATTATTTTTCTGAGTTGagttaagaaaaatatgttaTGCCTTTGGTGCAATATACTATGATATATGTAAAAGCCTACATTATGACTTAGAAAATTTGGAACTTTGGAGTTCTGTtccaaattttgaatttcaGGTTCCATTATGTGATAAACAGGTTTGGTGGAGTTTAGAATCGATACAATTGTACTTGGCCGAATCCCGTAGTTATTGCACAGAATTCGGACAATGAACAATTGAGTCTATTGCTGTAATGCTGGATAGACACCCCAAAATTCCGCTTAATATGAAGAAGCTTTTCCTTCAGCAAGTGAGCCAAGTTATAACTAGCAAAACTTAACATGTTATTTGATGACTAAAAGTAATACTGAACATAAACACGAATGATCACATTTTCAATGTACATGTTCCTTAATATATTAAACCACACATTTATGAGGTATAACGAGCTCTATGGGGCGTTTGTGCAAGTATCGGATGCTTGGAAGTCTGCAATAATAAATGCCAATTATTTAGTTTTGAACTAATTTTAACTCTAAGCTGTCAGAAGTCAATATTAGCATTTCTGCATGTAATCTCACTTCGTTCATGCAGTAGAGTAACATTCTAAACTAGTACTCCTACAAATTTTAGGAAGGAAAGTTCTATATGAACaccattaaatttttatccctatctaatatctaataaaaattaatacttttacacttttatttaattcttcttaaactatattatatttaaaaaaaaattattgatgttGTGTAGGTATAAAGTAGAAATGGAAGTATCCACTGTGAATTAAAGATGAAACTTGACGTGGAAAATATGAATAGGAATGCTAAGATGTAAGAAAGGGAGGTGCGTGTTAATTAAAGTATTATGAGGCATGAGGCGGGCACATGACGTTCGCTTATCCCACCCAAAGTAGATAACAGATGAGAGAGTGGCACAACCAATAAAGAGAATCCAAGTCAGCTTCTTCACTCTCCTCACCTTATCCACAATCCACAACTATCTCCTTAGTTAACAACCACCAATCTGCCTCTATCAGAATCTAAAAACCTTCCCTTCTTACTTCTCTTACAACCCTTCACTCCATTCTCTTCTCACACAACCAACCATGTCGCTCACAATTCCCACCAATCTATCCAAGCCCGCCGCCCTCCGCCCCAAACTAGGCGCCAAACTGCGTCCCACCATTGTCTGCAGTGCCACTCCCAACAACTCCGACAACAACATATCCTCCGATCTGAAGGCCTTCTCCGCCGCCCTCGCCCTCTCCTCCATCCTGCTCTCGGCGCCGCTCCCCGCCGTCGCGGACATCTCCGGTCTGACCCCGTGCAAGGAGTCGAAGCAGTTCGCGAAGCGCGAGAAGCAGTCGATAAAGAAGCTGGAGTCGTCGCTGAAGCTGTACGAGCCGGACAGCGCTCCCGCCCTGGCGATAAAGGCGTCGGTGGAGAAGACGAAGCGGCGGTTCGACAACTACGCGAAGCAGGGGCTTCTGTGCGGTGCCGACGGGCTTCCGCACCTGATCGTTAGCGGTGATCAGAGGCACTGGGGCGAGTTCATCACTCCTGGGTTCCTCTTCCTGTACATCGCCGGGTGGATCGGGTGGGTGGGTCGGAGCTACCTTATTGCCATCAGGGATGAGAAAAAACCCACCATGAAAGAGATCATCATTGACGTTCCTCTCGCCTCTCGCTTGCTCTTCCGGGGCTTCAGCTGGCCCGTTGCTGCCTACAGAGAGCTCATCAACGGTGACCTCATTGCCAAGGATGTTTAGCCCAATTCATTCCTTCCCAAGGTCCCTTCttcactctctctctcactttctatttctgtgttttttttttcatctctcattattattcactttgccttttttcttctcttctcagATCAGATAGAGGAAGCCAGGGTGGGATGTTTATGCGCTCActttgtatcattttttaatCCATGTAATGTAATGTAATCTAATGCATCTCAACCTTTTCgcttcttttctcttctcattCTCTTCCATTATATAACACTTCACTATCTGTATGCTCAATTTCTTCACTATTACTCAATCACTCAATGCCTATACTCACCTTCTATCTCACCACAAAATTAttcattcttaaatttaaatacaacaCCTTTTTCTATACAACTTTTGCTACATCTCTAGGATTTACTATTGCTGGGAAGATTCATTTTACAGAAATAATTGCATTTTCTTcttaaatagttaataaaacTAAATCGATCATAGCAAAAAACTATAAACTATACCAAGGTATTAAAGTAAAGCAAACGTCCGTGTTTCGTAGATGGAGTGCTGGTttttgatttataaaaatatattattgtattgaTTATGACCATTACAGTCTgtacatattataattaaaatcaaggtaataaaattattttaaattaaattaaattatttcaaaatttataattaatcatcaataattgttataaatatttaaactacaTAATTAAagcaattaaattaattatcacGTTAAGAAACATAAGATTGTATTTTCGGAATTCAAGGAAAGACATGCAATTTGAGATCAAAATTTGGTAGTTGGTGTACAACTATcttgaaaatttaatatatttaggcACTGTCCGAACTTTCAGATGTCATAATTCTATATATAAGTACGGTGTCCCGTCTGTTTTAGATTTATATTCCAAAGCTAAGAATATCAATCCgagattattttataacttttggtGAAACGTGTACTCGTGGAGGGACCAATTTTTCTATCTTTAACTTCCTCTTCTGGAGATGTGCATATTTTGGAAGGAGAAAATATTCCTCATTGATAAAACTCCGTTGACATTTGTGAGAGAAAGTAAAATTACGGAAAGAGGTTGGCAGAACATGCTGAAAGTCATCTTATTTTTAACGTGCATTTgctatttaaaaacataatcgtttatttttatcaatttgaaatgaattatgccaagaatcattcaataaaaaaattgtataccAACTAAATTCATACGTTGATCACGCACAATTCCTACAATCCTATCTTCTCCCCTCCCTGCCCCCCTAAACAacgcaaaaaggaaaaaaaaaaaaaaaaagtaaaaatctcCCGGCATCCTTAGTCACTTCTGCCAGGTCGTTCCCTGTTCTTCTATGCTATCTACTTTGGTTCTTTCAGATTCAATAGAAACCATAAGAAGACGTCTTAAAGAAATCTTACTTCACAAGAAGGTAGAGGGACTGTGCTGTTGTCCAGAATAAAGCAATTTTCTGGCCAGGACGCTCTCCTTAACCATAAGCCCTGAGAAACAATGGAAAATCAAATTAGTGGACTTGATTTTGTAAGACGCTGAAGTAAGACACTGAAAAGAGTCAGAAATGGAAGAGGAAAATTGACACTACATGAATGTTGTAGAAACTGCCAAGAAGCAAACTTCAATACTTCATGATTGAGAAATGAAGtaaacttcaatttttaaagatTCAAACAAAGGGGAGGGAGAATCACTACATTTTCATTCTATTCTGTTCTTccacaattaaaattttctattatttcatTTCCTCCGtaaattagatataaaattattcCTCAATTGATTTCTGGCCACAGTATGTGAACTATGCGGCTATAATGCCTGAAAACTACCAAATTGTCTTCAGGACGTACACAAGTCAGTTTGGTCAAAGGTTATACAGATGCAAGATACAATGATTATGGGCTGGACTTTCCATCCAACCAGCATTTTGAATTCGATACTTGTAATGACAAAAGTATTTAGTAAACTACTTTTATGTTCAAATAGCGgttgaaataaaattagtaaaaa contains:
- the LOC114176264 gene encoding photosystem I reaction center subunit III, chloroplastic, whose product is MSLTIPTNLSKPAALRPKLGAKLRPTIVCSATPNNSDNNISSDLKAFSAALALSSILLSAPLPAVADISGLTPCKESKQFAKREKQSIKKLESSLKLYEPDSAPALAIKASVEKTKRRFDNYAKQGLLCGADGLPHLIVSGDQRHWGEFITPGFLFLYIAGWIGWVGRSYLIAIRDEKKPTMKEIIIDVPLASRLLFRGFSWPVAAYRELINGDLIAKDV